In Tachysurus vachellii isolate PV-2020 chromosome 24, HZAU_Pvac_v1, whole genome shotgun sequence, the sequence gtgtgtgtttgtgtgtgtgtgtatgtgtgtgtgtgtgtgtgtgtaaaagacttttgaataaataatactaaagtGTTAGTTTCCTCTCTGTATGGAGATTTTTGGGACACACTGCACATAATCTGCCTcaataacaatatttaataatcagtGAAATAATgtgtgagatttatttattctctgtgTAACACTCACCTGTTTTAACCTGCAGTAGAATCTCTGTGTAAATATCTTTCAATGTCCGCTCTATCACACACCAGTAAGTGCCTCCATCCTCAGGTCTCAGATCAGTGATGTTGACGGTGAAGACTCGGGCTGTTTTGTCATCATACAGAGAAAATCTGGGGTCTTCAGCAGGAGATCCAGATTTAACAGGAATGTCTTTATTCCCCACATAGGAACATTCACCTCTGCAGAGATATTTGTTGTTATCTTCATATCCAGATTCATAGGAGCATTTAATCTGAACTGATCCTCCTCTGTATCCAGTTACTATAGTTACAGCATCAGTACCATCTGGAGAATAATATACAGTGGAATGAAATATGATCCAGGAAGATGGTGCA encodes:
- the LOC132839549 gene encoding CMRF35-like molecule 1 isoform X1, with product MKILLIFIFFLTPDGTDAVTIVTGYRGGSVQIKCSYESGYEDNNKYLCRGECSYVGNKDIPVKSGSPAEDPRFSLYDDKTARVFTVNITDLRPEDGGTYWCVIERTLKDIYTEILLQVKTAPSPGKPSSISTSYKG
- the LOC132839549 gene encoding CMRF35-like molecule 3 isoform X3 yields the protein MKILLIFIFFLTPDGTDAVTIVTGYRGGSVQIKCSYESGYEDNNKYLCRGECSYVGNKDIPVKSGSPAEDPRFSLYDDKTARVFTVNITDLRPEDGGTYWCVIERTLKDIYTEILLQVKTG
- the LOC132839549 gene encoding CMRF35-like molecule 3 isoform X2 — encoded protein: MKILLIFIFFLTPDGTDAVTIVTGYRGGSVQIKCSYESGYEDNNKYLCRGECSYVGNKDIPVKSGSPAEDPRFSLYDDKTARVFTVNITDLRPEDGGTYWCVIERTLKDIYTEILLQVKTEGPLRAS